Proteins encoded in a region of the Acidobacteriota bacterium genome:
- a CDS encoding SRPBCC domain-containing protein: protein MRVKGVDMEFIVNKETKTVLITAEFDAERDLVWDAYTKPELLDQWWAPKPWISRTKVMDFREGGRRFYAMVSPEGLERWSVQKYTSITPKTNFKLFNAFADENENLQLPGSDWDLNFLEQNGKTTVTVSIYNESLERLEKMIEMGFKEGFTMTLGQLKGLLAEMKE from the coding sequence ATGCGTGTGAAAGGAGTAGACATGGAATTTATCGTAAACAAAGAGACAAAGACCGTTTTGATCACCGCAGAGTTTGATGCAGAGCGTGACCTCGTTTGGGATGCCTACACAAAACCCGAACTCCTCGACCAATGGTGGGCGCCGAAGCCCTGGATATCAAGGACGAAGGTAATGGATTTCCGCGAGGGCGGCCGGCGATTCTACGCGATGGTCAGCCCCGAGGGCTTGGAGCGTTGGTCGGTGCAGAAGTACACGTCGATCACTCCGAAGACGAATTTCAAACTGTTCAACGCGTTTGCGGATGAGAACGAGAACCTCCAACTCCCGGGTTCCGATTGGGATCTGAACTTTCTTGAGCAGAACGGAAAGACCACGGTAACCGTCTCGATCTACAACGAGTCATTGGAACGCTTAGAGAAGATGATCGAAATGGGTTTCAAGGAAGGCTTCACAATGACACTCGGCCAACTCAAGGGCCTGCTTGCCGAAATGAAGGAGTAG
- a CDS encoding amidohydrolase family protein: MMLAKYIKFLAVLVCFGVSVFGQRAEAWAAEGTDGHVHILSPELIRIWKGLGIPFSRPDEYYSDIDVILRNTNIRRIDLISMAHVYSAEDFGGFKNERELVERENSFVAAARDKHPKKTRAFCSIDPLRDYALAELERCRTQLKMDGIKLHHNANQVYLTVPAQLERVKLVFEFAAKHKLPILMHFDNSHRRFGKPDIDLLVGSILKDLGPVELRIAHFGTSGGFSQRTRAFLNAFIEKFNTYPTLGRHKIIFDISAVALDKDSEGVRKLTDDEFAVLARYIRRLGLKRISFGTDYPLYTPAEYEAILLTRVGLTKKELRHILRNKWERTMKYNVAIEIEKPVGEVVALFDNVDNLYKWMEGLESFEHLEGTPGEVGARSRLKFDMNGRKIEMIETISVKDLPREFTGTYEADGVFNIVRNRFEPLGEGRTLYTSENEFQFKGFMKIFGWLMPGMFRKQSLKYLEAFKRFAESS; the protein is encoded by the coding sequence ATGATGTTAGCGAAATACATCAAATTTCTAGCCGTTCTTGTTTGCTTCGGCGTGAGCGTTTTTGGTCAGAGGGCCGAAGCTTGGGCCGCTGAGGGCACGGATGGCCACGTTCATATCCTGAGCCCCGAACTGATCAGAATATGGAAAGGACTCGGCATTCCGTTCTCGCGGCCGGATGAGTATTACTCGGATATTGACGTCATTCTTCGCAACACGAACATTCGCCGGATAGATTTGATCTCGATGGCCCATGTTTATTCGGCGGAAGATTTCGGTGGGTTCAAAAATGAGCGCGAACTCGTCGAGCGGGAGAATTCATTCGTTGCCGCTGCGCGTGATAAACACCCCAAAAAGACCCGTGCCTTTTGCAGCATTGACCCGCTCCGCGACTACGCGCTTGCGGAGCTTGAGCGATGCCGGACACAGCTCAAAATGGACGGCATCAAGCTGCACCACAATGCTAACCAGGTTTACCTTACGGTTCCGGCACAACTGGAAAGGGTCAAGCTTGTCTTCGAGTTCGCGGCGAAGCATAAGTTGCCGATCCTGATGCACTTTGATAACAGCCATCGCCGCTTCGGCAAGCCGGATATTGACCTGCTGGTCGGGTCGATCCTGAAAGACCTCGGCCCGGTCGAGCTCCGCATCGCCCACTTCGGCACCTCGGGCGGTTTTAGTCAGCGGACTCGTGCGTTCCTCAATGCCTTTATCGAAAAGTTCAACACATACCCGACGCTCGGGAGACACAAGATCATCTTCGATATCTCTGCCGTCGCGCTCGATAAGGACAGCGAAGGCGTCCGCAAACTGACCGACGACGAGTTCGCCGTGCTTGCCAGATATATCAGACGGCTCGGGCTCAAGCGCATTTCCTTTGGTACCGATTACCCGCTCTACACACCGGCCGAATACGAGGCGATCCTTCTCACCCGCGTCGGGCTTACCAAAAAAGAACTGCGGCATATCCTTAGAAATAAATGGGAAAGAACTATGAAATACAACGTTGCAATTGAAATTGAGAAGCCGGTCGGCGAAGTCGTCGCACTTTTTGACAACGTAGATAATCTCTACAAGTGGATGGAAGGGCTTGAGAGCTTTGAGCATCTTGAGGGCACGCCTGGCGAAGTTGGAGCAAGGTCGCGGCTTAAGTTCGATATGAATGGCCGAAAGATCGAGATGATCGAGACCATCTCGGTAAAGGACCTTCCGCGTGAGTTTACCGGCACCTACGAGGCCGACGGAGTCTTCAACATCGTCCGCAATCGCTTTGAACCGCTCGGCGAGGGCCGCACGCTTTACACCTCCGAAAACGAGTTTCAGTTCAAAGGTTTTATGAAAATCTTCGGCTGGCTGATGCCCGGCATGTTCAGGAAGCAATCGCTGAAATATCTCGAGGCCTTCAAGCGCTTTGCCGAGAGCAGTTAG
- a CDS encoding group III truncated hemoglobin, whose translation MADIENRQDIDLLMERFYSKALADDVIGYIFTDVAKLDLAHHLPIIGDFWETIVFQTGVYAKHGRNPMQVHGELNLKTPLELDHFKRWLELFDATVDESFNGERADFMKLRARAIANRMFNYVSKVPSIQANSGEVREAGRWDQ comes from the coding sequence ATGGCTGACATCGAAAATAGACAGGACATCGATCTGTTGATGGAGCGGTTCTACTCTAAGGCTCTGGCAGACGACGTGATCGGCTACATTTTTACCGATGTCGCCAAACTCGACCTCGCTCATCATTTGCCGATCATCGGGGACTTTTGGGAAACGATCGTTTTCCAAACCGGCGTTTATGCTAAACACGGCCGCAACCCGATGCAAGTGCACGGCGAGCTTAACCTGAAGACGCCGCTTGAACTTGACCATTTCAAACGATGGCTCGAGCTTTTTGACGCGACGGTGGATGAAAGCTTTAATGGCGAGCGGGCCGATTTTATGAAGCTGCGTGCCCGTGCGATAGCGAATCGGATGTTCAATTACGTGAGTAAGGTGCCGTCGATTCAGGCTAACTCCGGTGAAGTTCGCGAAGCGGGCCGGTGGGATCAATGA
- a CDS encoding winged helix-turn-helix transcriptional regulator: MKRDVFQAIADPTRRAIIALIAMQAMTPNAIAEHFDTSRQAVSKHLKILTECEVVSQEQRGREIYYLLEVDKMKEIDEWLEQYRRIWETRYEQLDEMLEVMKMQKPACQ, translated from the coding sequence ATGAAAAGGGACGTATTTCAAGCTATTGCAGATCCGACACGGCGGGCGATCATTGCGTTGATAGCGATGCAGGCGATGACGCCGAACGCGATCGCGGAGCACTTTGACACCTCGCGGCAAGCGGTCTCGAAACACCTAAAGATACTGACGGAATGCGAGGTCGTATCGCAGGAGCAGCGTGGCCGCGAGATCTATTACCTGCTCGAGGTCGACAAGATGAAGGAGATCGACGAATGGCTTGAGCAATACCGAAGGATATGGGAAACGCGGTACGAGCAACTTGACGAGATGCTTGAGGTCATGAAAATGCAGAAGCCCGCATGTCAGTAA
- a CDS encoding DUF1801 domain-containing protein: protein MSVKNEIKAYIASHSEPKRSEMQALHEMILQVNPGCKLWFLDGKNEAGKIVSNPNIGYGLRTIRYANGTTKEFYQIGLSANTTGISVYILGIEDKKYLSETYASTLGKAAVTGYCIRFKTLKDINTDVLEAAIRFGFKNTD, encoded by the coding sequence ATGAGCGTAAAGAACGAGATAAAAGCGTACATTGCGTCGCATTCCGAGCCCAAACGCAGCGAGATGCAAGCGTTGCACGAAATGATCCTGCAGGTAAATCCGGGATGTAAATTGTGGTTTCTCGACGGCAAGAATGAAGCGGGTAAGATCGTCTCAAATCCAAATATCGGTTACGGCCTCCGCACAATCAGATACGCCAACGGGACAACGAAGGAGTTTTATCAGATCGGCTTGAGCGCGAACACGACCGGGATCTCCGTTTATATCCTCGGTATCGAAGACAAGAAATACCTATCCGAAACATACGCCAGCACCCTAGGCAAAGCGGCCGTGACCGGCTATTGCATCAGATTCAAAACTCTAAAAGATATAAACACCGACGTCCTCGAAGCGGCAATTCGATTTGGGTTTAAGAATACTGATTAA
- a CDS encoding type II toxin-antitoxin system HicB family antitoxin, producing the protein MRYMVVIEKGEESWGAYVPDLPGCVAVGETEEEVKQLIQEAIEFHLEDLTESGAQIPPAMSRSDYVEVLAA; encoded by the coding sequence ATGCGATACATGGTTGTAATTGAAAAGGGTGAGGAAAGCTGGGGTGCGTATGTTCCCGACCTGCCGGGGTGTGTAGCCGTCGGCGAAACTGAGGAAGAGGTCAAGCAACTAATTCAAGAAGCTATTGAATTCCACCTCGAAGACCTGACCGAATCCGGCGCACAGATTCCGCCGGCCATGTCGAGAAGCGATTACGTCGAAGTCTTGGCAGCGTAG
- a CDS encoding type II toxin-antitoxin system HicA family toxin, with the protein MKVKDVIKLIEKDGWVLVRTRGSHRQFHHTTKPGTVTVSGKESIDMPVGTLNSVLKQAGLKK; encoded by the coding sequence TTGAAGGTTAAGGATGTAATAAAATTGATCGAGAAAGATGGCTGGGTTCTGGTAAGGACTCGTGGCAGTCATCGGCAATTTCACCACACAACAAAACCTGGAACGGTCACGGTTTCGGGTAAAGAAAGTATTGACATGCCGGTCGGAACATTGAATAGTGTTTTGAAACAGGCAGGATTGAAGAAATAG
- a CDS encoding DUF4304 domain-containing protein, which yields MLSERGDPPSGRHPSKLIDELTKNYLAPMMKEKGFRKSGANFWRDSSNAIDVLNIQKSQWNDAWEASFYVNLGVYWKAFHRDQGTEFKSKFPREYDCTVFSRVLEPTINAWTLRPDSDLGQVGTILTDTVQEIAFPWFDEMRSETNILNHLKKLRIAEKFESWLRDHSSL from the coding sequence ATGTTGTCGGAGCGAGGTGATCCCCCATCGGGCCGGCATCCATCAAAGCTCATCGACGAATTAACAAAGAATTATTTGGCGCCAATGATGAAAGAAAAGGGCTTTCGAAAATCCGGAGCGAACTTTTGGCGTGACAGCTCGAATGCGATCGATGTTCTCAATATTCAAAAGAGCCAATGGAATGATGCTTGGGAAGCGTCATTTTATGTCAATCTCGGCGTCTACTGGAAAGCATTTCACCGAGACCAAGGCACGGAATTCAAGTCGAAGTTTCCCCGTGAGTACGACTGCACGGTATTTAGTCGCGTTCTCGAACCTACGATTAACGCATGGACCCTTCGGCCAGACTCGGATCTAGGTCAGGTGGGAACAATTCTGACCGATACCGTTCAAGAGATCGCCTTTCCATGGTTTGACGAGATGCGTTCCGAAACGAACATTCTAAACCACTTGAAAAAAT
- a CDS encoding nitric-oxide reductase large subunit has product MKKLWILFAAVFIFSFSILGWVGSEIFRQVPPIPVEVVTLDGEVLIPAEQIMDGQNVWQAMGGMQVGSIWGHGSYVAPDWTADYLHRESLFILNEWTQGRFGADGSSMPSEERAAMIQRLTDLMRKNKYDPATQRLTVDPLRARAFEHNLAHYTEIFTNGSDDYAIQRGAQSDPDRLRRLNSFFFWTAWASAANRPDNDISYTSNFPSEPLVGNMPTDSSIIWTGVSVIALILSIGAMVWFYAGWHKEATSPDTPDTDPLIGETITPSQKATVKYFVIVSLLFLLQIVMGIITAHYGVEGGGFYGFPLADYLPYVVTRTWHVQLGIFWIATAWLAAGLFIAPYICGYEPKIQRLGVNLLFGALLIVVLGSMAGQWASVMHFLPGDLWFWFGHQGYEYVDLGRVWQAALLVGLLLWLGLIARSAIPALRADGSRSLVVLYLVTTAGIAFFYAPGLFWGMRSHLTVVEYWRWWVVHLWVEGFFEVFATTVIAFLFARLGVIKAEHAAFAALFSAAIYLSGGIIGTLHHLYFAGTPTVAIAFGAVFSALEIVPLVFVGYEAMDNIRHSKARPWLDQYKWIVYFFVAVAFWNLVGAGVFGFMINPPIALYYMQGLNTTAVHAHGALYGVYGTLGLGLLLFCMRAMQPERIWNTKLLAFSFWAINIGMMLEILLSLLPIGLLQTYQSVAIGYWSARSPEFMQSDLMSTLRWMRLFGDTIFAIGAIAFVWFALKLMFTKGKNGTSEVVDKLE; this is encoded by the coding sequence ATGAAGAAACTTTGGATCCTTTTTGCGGCAGTGTTCATTTTCTCGTTCAGCATTCTGGGATGGGTCGGCTCTGAGATCTTTCGGCAGGTGCCCCCGATACCGGTCGAGGTCGTGACATTGGACGGCGAGGTCCTGATCCCGGCCGAGCAGATAATGGACGGCCAGAACGTCTGGCAGGCGATGGGCGGAATGCAGGTCGGATCAATATGGGGCCACGGCAGTTATGTCGCGCCGGACTGGACCGCTGACTACCTGCACCGCGAATCCCTTTTCATCCTGAACGAATGGACCCAAGGCCGCTTCGGGGCGGATGGAAGCTCAATGCCGAGCGAAGAGCGGGCGGCGATGATCCAGCGTCTGACCGATCTGATGCGGAAGAACAAGTATGACCCGGCAACCCAGCGCCTTACGGTCGATCCGCTCCGGGCGCGGGCATTTGAGCATAATCTCGCGCATTACACCGAGATATTTACGAACGGCAGTGATGACTATGCTATTCAGCGTGGTGCGCAATCTGATCCTGACCGTCTGCGAAGGTTGAATTCATTCTTCTTCTGGACCGCGTGGGCCTCGGCGGCGAACCGTCCCGACAACGACATCTCATATACGAGCAATTTCCCCTCCGAACCCCTGGTCGGAAACATGCCGACCGACAGCTCGATCATTTGGACCGGCGTCAGCGTCATCGCTTTGATCCTAAGCATTGGTGCGATGGTCTGGTTCTACGCCGGCTGGCACAAAGAAGCGACATCGCCCGACACGCCGGATACTGATCCGTTAATAGGCGAAACGATCACGCCATCGCAAAAGGCGACCGTGAAATACTTCGTCATCGTCTCGCTGCTGTTTCTACTGCAAATAGTGATGGGCATAATCACGGCGCATTACGGGGTTGAGGGCGGTGGTTTCTACGGCTTCCCGCTTGCGGATTATCTGCCGTACGTGGTCACACGAACGTGGCACGTTCAGCTTGGCATTTTCTGGATCGCGACGGCGTGGCTCGCGGCGGGCCTGTTTATCGCACCGTATATCTGCGGATATGAGCCGAAAATCCAGCGGCTCGGCGTCAATCTTTTATTTGGAGCATTGCTGATCGTCGTGCTTGGCTCGATGGCGGGACAATGGGCAAGCGTGATGCATTTCCTCCCCGGCGATCTTTGGTTCTGGTTCGGCCATCAGGGTTACGAGTACGTCGATCTCGGCCGCGTTTGGCAAGCGGCCTTGCTGGTCGGCCTTCTGCTTTGGCTCGGCTTGATCGCAAGAAGCGCGATCCCCGCACTTCGTGCCGATGGCAGTCGATCGCTTGTGGTCCTCTATCTAGTAACGACTGCGGGCATCGCATTCTTTTATGCACCCGGACTTTTTTGGGGAATGCGTTCGCATCTGACGGTCGTCGAATATTGGCGATGGTGGGTCGTACATCTTTGGGTCGAAGGCTTCTTTGAGGTTTTTGCTACGACTGTTATCGCGTTTCTTTTTGCTCGCTTGGGCGTGATCAAGGCGGAGCACGCCGCCTTTGCCGCACTGTTTTCGGCGGCGATATACCTGAGCGGCGGTATCATCGGCACGCTTCATCATCTTTATTTTGCAGGCACGCCGACGGTAGCTATCGCGTTTGGTGCGGTGTTTAGTGCACTTGAGATCGTGCCGCTTGTATTCGTCGGGTATGAGGCGATGGATAACATCCGCCATTCCAAGGCGAGACCGTGGCTCGATCAATATAAGTGGATCGTTTACTTTTTTGTCGCGGTCGCCTTCTGGAATCTGGTCGGTGCAGGCGTCTTCGGGTTTATGATAAATCCGCCGATCGCTCTCTATTATATGCAGGGCCTGAACACGACCGCGGTCCATGCTCACGGTGCGCTTTACGGTGTTTATGGAACGTTGGGACTCGGCTTGCTGTTGTTCTGTATGCGGGCAATGCAGCCGGAAAGGATCTGGAACACCAAGCTGCTGGCGTTCTCTTTCTGGGCGATCAATATCGGAATGATGCTCGAGATATTGCTCAGCCTGTTGCCGATCGGTTTGCTTCAGACTTATCAATCGGTCGCGATCGGATATTGGTCGGCACGCAGCCCTGAGTTTATGCAGTCGGACCTGATGTCGACGCTAAGGTGGATGCGGCTATTTGGCGACACGATCTTTGCGATCGGGGCCATCGCGTTCGTCTGGTTCGCCTTGAAGCTGATGTTCACAAAGGGCAAGAACGGCACTTCAGAGGTCGTCGACAAGTTGGAGTAG
- a CDS encoding XRE family transcriptional regulator produces the protein MGNVKPIKRGETEVYIAKNAFELCDILDLTPQEAIEIEFRAKLRDKIKDVVKAKKLTHEQAAKLAGTSRTKLTAILNGNTSGVSSDLLLRILYSLGFQTKVSFVPVRASV, from the coding sequence ATGGGAAATGTTAAACCAATAAAGCGTGGCGAAACTGAAGTCTATATTGCAAAGAACGCTTTTGAGCTTTGCGACATTCTCGATCTGACGCCCCAAGAAGCGATCGAGATCGAATTCCGGGCAAAGCTTCGAGATAAGATAAAAGACGTCGTCAAAGCAAAGAAACTTACTCACGAACAAGCTGCGAAACTCGCAGGAACCTCGCGGACGAAGCTTACCGCAATACTTAACGGCAACACCTCCGGTGTCTCAAGCGACCTTTTGCTCAGGATACTCTACTCGCTCGGCTTCCAGACAAAGGTGTCCTTCGTACCCGTTAGAGCGAGCGTCTGA
- the mqnE gene encoding aminofutalosine synthase MqnE — protein sequence MQFSFDKNLIDIAFKVEDGERLSFDEGLALFNTTDLNALGKLADTVRRRKHGLVTYYNVNRHFNHTNICVADCKFCGFYRRARQDDAYTYSVQEGIDIARRAVEEGATELHIVGGLNSKLPFEYYTDLFSSLKREFPKLHLKALTMVELDFFARFYKMTDEEVIEKLKAAGMDSCPGGGAEIFAEPTRSRICDHKCDGDRWLELAGKVHKAGLKTNATMLYGHIETIEDRIDHLVRLREQQDKTGGFQCFIPLAFYPPGTALDSLPGPDAIDNLKTIAVSRLMLDNFDHIKAYWVMLGKGTAQTALHFGANDLDGTITDGGELTHAYAAEGEVKMTKAEIITMIENAGFEAIERDTVYNRVENVTA from the coding sequence GTGCAATTTTCATTTGACAAAAATTTGATAGACATCGCATTCAAGGTCGAGGACGGCGAGCGGCTGAGCTTTGACGAGGGGCTCGCTCTGTTCAACACCACAGACCTCAACGCCCTCGGCAAACTGGCCGATACCGTCCGGCGGCGGAAGCATGGCCTGGTGACTTATTACAACGTCAACCGCCATTTTAACCACACGAATATCTGTGTAGCGGACTGCAAATTCTGCGGATTCTACCGCCGGGCTCGCCAGGACGACGCCTATACGTATTCCGTGCAGGAAGGTATCGATATTGCACGGCGTGCCGTTGAAGAAGGCGCGACCGAGCTGCACATCGTCGGCGGGCTTAATAGCAAGCTGCCGTTCGAGTACTACACCGATCTTTTCTCGTCGCTCAAGCGTGAGTTTCCGAAGCTGCATCTGAAAGCTCTCACCATGGTCGAGCTTGATTTCTTCGCCCGGTTCTACAAAATGACCGACGAAGAGGTTATCGAAAAGCTCAAGGCCGCGGGCATGGATTCCTGCCCCGGCGGCGGTGCCGAAATCTTTGCGGAACCGACGCGTTCCCGCATCTGCGACCACAAATGCGACGGCGATCGCTGGCTTGAGCTCGCCGGCAAGGTCCACAAGGCCGGGCTCAAGACCAATGCGACGATGCTCTACGGCCACATCGAGACCATCGAGGACCGCATTGACCATCTCGTTCGGCTCCGCGAACAGCAGGACAAGACCGGCGGTTTCCAGTGCTTTATCCCGCTCGCGTTCTACCCGCCCGGCACTGCGCTTGACAGCCTGCCCGGCCCCGACGCGATCGACAATCTCAAGACCATCGCCGTCTCACGCCTGATGCTCGACAACTTCGACCACATCAAGGCCTACTGGGTCATGCTCGGCAAAGGCACCGCCCAGACCGCCCTCCACTTCGGCGCCAACGACCTCGACGGCACCATCACCGACGGCGGCGAACTGACCCACGCCTACGCCGCCGAAGGCGAAGTAAAAATGACCAAAGCCGAGATCATCACCATGATCGAAAACGCCGGCTTCGAAGCCATCGAACGCGACACCGTCTACAACCGCGTGGAGAACGTAACCGCTTGA
- a CDS encoding type II toxin-antitoxin system RelE/ParE family toxin, whose product MNKDVIFHKRAREIIRGFTKAVRINIGELLFDLQRGENIGMPDARPMPTIAVGAYELRVKDADGIYRVFYYLKSEEGILVFHAFAKKTQATPQKELETAKKRLWEMLNQ is encoded by the coding sequence GTGAATAAAGACGTTATCTTTCACAAGAGGGCAAGAGAGATCATTAGGGGATTTACCAAAGCCGTTAGGATCAACATCGGCGAACTGTTATTCGACCTTCAGCGTGGCGAGAACATCGGGATGCCGGATGCGAGACCGATGCCGACGATCGCGGTCGGAGCCTACGAGTTGCGGGTCAAGGACGCTGACGGTATCTACCGTGTTTTCTACTATTTGAAGTCGGAAGAAGGAATTCTGGTTTTTCACGCCTTTGCCAAAAAGACGCAGGCAACTCCGCAGAAAGAACTTGAGACGGCGAAAAAAAGATTATGGGAAATGTTAAACCAATAA
- a CDS encoding alpha/beta hydrolase, translating to MRTHRTWRIVTSFAVFFLVASTTLAQQGGKGDDQSPHLSGYVTIKNVRLHYLDWGGTGEALIFLPGAGDTAHVFDEIAPKFTDRFRVLALTRRGHGESDKPEKGYDVDTLTKDLLGFIDQMKINKVHLIGHSFAGNEMLMFAAKYPKRTLKLVFLDAAYGRREQFLATEPRAPRQIAEKTSEAPTLEDKIFEEYNTYGDRFDPDYRRIKAPALSFYVMVEKHWAGRPGMDDALRKRMEEWIETDVRPYQSSNIERFRKEVKHGQAIVLPGTNHYFFRDPKVFEDVVSTIRRFLLETAP from the coding sequence ATGAGAACGCATAGAACATGGCGGATAGTGACCAGTTTTGCCGTCTTCTTTTTGGTGGCCTCGACGACCTTGGCACAGCAAGGCGGAAAGGGCGATGACCAGTCGCCTCACTTGAGCGGCTATGTAACCATCAAGAACGTTCGGCTACATTATCTGGATTGGGGCGGAACGGGAGAGGCATTGATCTTTCTCCCCGGTGCCGGTGATACGGCTCACGTTTTTGACGAGATCGCTCCGAAGTTTACCGATCGGTTTCGTGTTTTGGCGCTGACCCGTCGGGGCCACGGCGAATCGGACAAGCCCGAGAAAGGCTACGACGTCGATACTCTTACAAAGGACCTATTGGGATTTATTGACCAGATGAAGATCAATAAAGTGCATCTGATCGGACATTCCTTTGCCGGCAATGAAATGCTAATGTTCGCCGCCAAGTATCCGAAGCGAACTCTGAAACTCGTTTTCCTAGATGCAGCGTATGGCCGTCGCGAACAGTTCTTGGCCACCGAACCACGAGCCCCTCGGCAGATCGCCGAGAAGACATCTGAGGCCCCGACCTTAGAGGATAAGATCTTTGAAGAGTACAACACGTATGGAGATCGATTCGATCCTGACTATCGCCGGATCAAGGCCCCGGCCCTTAGCTTCTACGTAATGGTCGAAAAGCACTGGGCCGGACGTCCCGGGATGGACGACGCTTTGCGAAAACGAATGGAGGAGTGGATCGAGACCGACGTAAGGCCGTATCAGTCGAGCAATATCGAACGCTTCCGCAAGGAGGTCAAGCACGGCCAGGCCATCGTTTTGCCCGGCACTAACCATTACTTCTTTCGGGATCCAAAAGTCTTCGAGGATGTTGTTTCGACCATACGTCGCTTCCTTTTGGAAACGGCACCATAA
- a CDS encoding class I SAM-dependent methyltransferase: MPTDSSTKSISCNLCGSEDSEELSTVDRDKNYLRTVICRQCGLVWTDPRPNEAEIKQYYSKDYRISYKGTYTPKPKHVHRAGANAVSRFRFIKPHIDRDRTILDVGAGGGEFVFLLRAMGFNAIGIEPNEGYAAYARTKLNAPVECGFIQQQELAPASLDVITLHHVFEHLDDPFATLGRLREALTENGIVVIEVPNVEATCYSPLHRFHAAHLYNFNPVTLEGMARKAGFSVLRSVVSADGGVVTAIFRRSENESEFTPSAENYRRVRRIVDGHTKLSHYSSRHPFIRPIHRLRSRLSEHRAVRRSRNGVEILNRIVDEYKRENNLI; encoded by the coding sequence ATGCCGACCGACTCATCGACCAAAAGTATCTCATGCAATCTGTGCGGTTCGGAAGATTCAGAAGAGCTCAGCACCGTAGACCGCGACAAGAATTATTTGCGGACGGTCATTTGCCGGCAGTGCGGTTTGGTCTGGACCGACCCGCGGCCGAATGAGGCTGAGATAAAGCAGTATTACTCAAAGGACTATCGCATCAGCTACAAGGGCACATATACTCCAAAACCAAAACACGTCCATCGGGCCGGGGCGAACGCCGTAAGCCGATTCCGTTTCATTAAGCCGCATATCGACCGAGATAGAACCATTCTCGATGTCGGAGCCGGCGGCGGCGAGTTTGTTTTTCTCCTACGTGCAATGGGCTTTAACGCGATCGGGATCGAGCCGAACGAGGGCTATGCCGCCTACGCCCGCACCAAACTGAACGCGCCGGTCGAGTGCGGCTTCATCCAGCAGCAGGAACTGGCCCCCGCATCGCTTGATGTGATAACGCTTCATCATGTCTTCGAACATCTCGACGATCCATTTGCAACACTCGGCCGGCTGCGCGAGGCACTGACCGAGAACGGCATCGTTGTGATCGAGGTGCCGAATGTCGAAGCAACGTGCTATTCGCCGCTCCATAGGTTCCACGCGGCCCACCTTTACAATTTTAATCCGGTCACGCTTGAAGGAATGGCGAGAAAGGCCGGTTTCTCGGTGCTCCGGTCGGTCGTGTCGGCGGACGGCGGTGTTGTCACGGCCATCTTCCGCAGGTCCGAGAACGAAAGCGAATTTACGCCCTCAGCCGAAAACTACCGGCGGGTTCGGCGGATCGTTGACGGACACACGAAGTTATCGCATTATTCGTCGCGGCATCCTTTCATCCGCCCGATCCATCGACTGCGGTCGCGGCTCTCGGAACACCGAGCCGTGCGGCGATCGCGGAATGGCGTCGAAATCTTGAATAGGATAGTTGACGAATATAAACGTGAGAACAATTTGATCTAA